ACGTGAGCATGCTGCGCCTGCTGGAGACCTTCCTGCGCAGCGCGCCGCAGCTTGTCCTGCAGCTCAGCCTCCTGGTGCACCGCGGCGGCGCGCCCGACCTGCTGCCCGGTGAGCCCCGCCCCTCCGCCTGCCCGCCCCGggcgcccccgcccccagggctCACTCGTCTGCAGTATTCTGACGGCCccacctgtcccccacccccacccccgccagcccCATGCTTAAGGCCCCCTGGGGAGGCCCTGTCCACTCCCCCCACCTTGGCGCACTCACTGTCGGGGTTTTGGTGGCCCCGCCCCTTCTACTCTCTGCAGTCTCCAGGCCTCTGGAGACCCCCAGGTCCCCCCCAATGGCCCCCTTACCCTCAGTGTTAGGAGACACCCCACCCCCTTGCTCTTCTCAGGCTCCCTGCGCACTAGCCCCTCccgccctcctcccttccccattgCCAGGGCAGACCAGACCTCACTTCTGCCAAATCCAAAGAGGCCCTTGACCCCATCACCACACCTCAGAccctcagggaagtcccctgccccTGCTTTCCCCAGACTGTCCCAATCCCAGCCTGCATCTCCTGGGGACCCCTCTGCCTCACAGGCTCTCTGAATCACCACCAGTTTCCAGAGAGCCCTTCCATCCACCCCTCACTGCTCTTCAGCCCCTTGTGGACTCCTCCCAGGCTTCGTCCTGGTCCCCATGAGCTCACCCCGCCCACCCACCTTGCCACTTCTCGAACCCTAACAGACCAGGCCAACCCCTTCAGTGTCAGAGAAAAGCCACATTCCCAGTCTCCCTGGGGCTCCCGGTGCCCCTCCCGCCCGACACTGCCCGACACACCCTCAGTGTTTCAGAAGACTCTATCACCATCTCTCAGGTTCCCTGGGCATCCCTCGCCCAGGGTCCTGGGCCCCAGTCGAAACTTCCCACCGGGATTTTCCTCCCATGCCCTCAGCTGTGCTCAGCTTGGATATTCCTTTCCATGCCCCAGCCTCATCCTGGTGACCTGTAGCTTCTAACAGTCCCTTCTGGCTCCTCCATTCCTTAATCATGACCCCCCCTCTTCACCTCCTTTTTCACTCCCAGAGTCCTGGACCCTATTTTCCCAACCTCCCACCAAGACCCCTGAACCCTAACAGCCCCATACTAGAGACCCCAACCTGACCCTTATGGAGACCAAAATCACCCACTTCCCCTCTCCCTTTATGCTCCCACCCCTGTAGAAGTACCCAACcctgtccactctcacccctgCCTCAGTGTTCTTGAAGACCACCCACCCAGtccctctccacacccctcttgaTTTGTAGACCCTTCCCTCACACCTCCTCAGAACCCAGCTCCTGACCCagacccctccccctttcctcagACCCCAACCCAGACCCATCCCTAACCcagcccaccctgcccccaccctgtcTCCGCAGCCCTCTCCACCTCCGCCTCACTCGTGTCCCTGGCCTGGACCCTGGCCTCCTACCAGAAGGTGCTGCGGGACTCACGGGACGACAAGCGGCCGCTGTCCTACAAGGGCGCCGTGGCCCAGGTGCTGTGGCACCTGTTTGCCATCGCGGCCCGCAGCCTGGCCTTCGCGCTCTTCGCCAGCGTTTACAAGCTCTACTTTGGCATTTTCATTGTGGCGCACTGGTGCGTCATGACCTTCTGGGTCATCCAGGGCGAGACGGACTTCTGCATGTCCAAGTGGGAAGAGATCATCTACAACATGGTGGTGGGCATCATCTACATCTTCTGCTGGTTCAACGTCAAGGAgggccgcagccgccgccgcatGACCCTCTACTACTGCATCGTCCTGCTCGAGAACGCCGTGCTCACCGGCTTCTGGTACTCCAGCCGCAACTTCTCCACTGACTTCCACTCACTTATTCTGGTCTGCGTCGTGGCCTCCAGCTTCGCACTGGGCATATTCTTCATGTGTGTCTACTACTGCCTCCTGCACCCTAACGGGCCCCTGCTGGGTCCCCAGATGCCTGGCTGCATCTGCCCTGAGGCCCCAGGGCCCTGTGGCCCACCAGCCGATGCTGTCACAAGTCCCCCGAGGTCCCTGCCCAGGACTACAGGCGCTGAGCGGGATGGGGCCTCCGTGGGAGGCGAGCGTGCGGGGACCCCCAcaccacctgtcttccaggtGCGACCTGGCTTGCCTCCCACGCCTGTGCCCCGCACCTTGCGGACAGAGGGGCCTGTCATTCGGATTGACCTGCCTCGTAAGAAGTACCCTGCCTGGGACGCTCATTTTATCGACCGCCGGCTCCGGAAGACCATTCTGGCGCTGGAGTACTCCTCGCCTACGACACCCCGCTTGCAGTACCGGAGCATCGGGATCCCCCAGGAGCTGCTGGAGTATGAGACCTCAGTGTAGGTCACAGTCTCCCTGCAAAAGGGATGAACTCTGGCTGATCCCACATCGAGCACAGTGTTGAGCCCAAAATTTCAGGGCCACCAGGCTGAGGGGGAGTGGATCTGTTGGTCCAAGGGTAGAGTGGCACCCACCATGGGGTTATTTCATGGGAGGCGACAGCCTTGTGGAGGCCCCAGGCCTTGGCCCTGTTTTCAGCCCTGTGGCCCGTTTCCTAAACTCCCCTGAACCGGGGCCCAGGGAACCAACTGGTGCTACGCTCCTCGGGAGCGGCCCCACTTTCATGGAGGCCTCCGTATCACAGCTGGTGCTGAGGaccccacaccctctcccctgCCTGGAGCTGCCCACCTGTCAACTCTGGTGGGCCCGCCAGAGAAGGGGGTCCATGACCTAGGCCCTGTGCTCCTCAGGGGGCGTGGGGGTGGGCTGCCTCTGGGAAGGATGGAGGAGGCCACGGAAGATGTGGGGTGAGGCGGGAGCATCTGGTGAGCGAGGTTGGTACAGCTCCTGTGGGTCGAGGTCTGGAGCCTGGGCAAGAGGGGAGTTAAAGGAgggagttggggtggggtgggaagttggggtggggggctgaCAGTGCTGGAGGTGGACAGGAGGGAGGACCCTGAGACATTGGAGAGGTACAGGCTGGCAGAAGCATGAAGGGGTGGCAGATTTGGGGGAGGGCAACCTCGATCCGGAGCATAGAGAATGTTCCTCAGGAGACAGCCTTTGTTGTGGGCTCTTTTATGGAGGAGGCTCCAGACACCTCAGGGGAAGTGTTTCAAGGAGCCATTCTTTGTTCTAGGGGAGCATCTAGAACATTTCTTCTAGATGAAGGTCTTGACCGCAGTAGATGAACTGCCTAGGAAGATGCTCTGTCTGGGTTTGATTGTGGATAAGGTTCTGGCACGTTTAGCAGGGAGACTGTTCTAGAGAGACATTCTTTGTTCTGGATTGAGCTCCAGGACACACAGCTGATAAAACATTCTCGGGAGTCACTCTGACCTGGATTCTGTTATAACGAGGTGCAGACGCTGGCACCCTGCTGCTCTGCTGCGGGGGATTCTAGCTCCTGCTGTGGTGGTAGGGAAGAGGGCATCAGAACCCTGTGTGAGTGGAATATTCTAGGAAAGGGTACTCCACTTCTAGACTTCTAGGGTTTATAAGAGTTCTGTGCCCCTGTCCACTTCAGTCCACAGCCACCTTCCCGAGGAGAAACTGTCCTCAGAACTCCTGAGACATTTCAACTGCCAACTGGTTTCCAGCTGGAGAAAATTAGCTCTGGGGACATGACATGAATCTTGGCTCTTAGCCACCTTGCAGATGCAGCTCCCTGGGGCTGCAGCTGTAAAACGGACTTGTTTTGCCTCAGATCTGACAACCCTCCAGGACCCATGGTTCATTCTCATGGTCCAAACATCCCAGGGCATCCTTGGGGCCACTCACCCAGTGCCCTTTCTCTCCACCTGGGACAACAAGTCCTGGATAGCATGGGGGGTATGGGAGCTGAGAAGTAGGCAGTTCTGTGGGGTGAGGGGACAGAGCGAAGCTTGGAACCCCTCTCCACAAATTCCTCCCTCCCGCATGCCTAGTAAGTTTCGTTCACTGCAAGGGCTCAGCAGGCGATATTAAGGACAGATGCAGACCTGGGCTGGGGTGAAGGGGACATGAGAATTAGAGGGGCAAACTATGCAAATTAGAGGGGCACTTAGCCCTTTCTGGTTCAGCCTCCCTTGGGTTACAGATAGGAACTGAGGCCCAGCGTGGCAGCGAGTCTCACAAGGTCCTAGATTCCTGGCTTTTCCATCAGAATGTGAAAGGTGATAGTGGCTTTGCTAAGGATGCTGGGAGAGGGCCACACTCAGGGTGCAGGGTGGCTCCAAAGGCAGAGAAGGCAggactgcacatacacacacacacaagcacacatcaCCCCCATGACACAAGTCACCTCACCCCCCCAGCACCACAGGTGACTGCACAGACACCCACCCAGGCCGAAATGGTGTGTGCATCCCTCCTGTCAACTCACAGAgagtgtttttccttctttctttcttctacttctctGATCCCTAAGATGCCTCAGGAACCAGGCCTCAAGGTGGTGGGGGGCAGGAGCAGCCCAAGGCTGACCCAGATTCCCTCTGGTGCGTTCCCCCATCCTCTTTATCCTCTGTCCTTCTGTTTTCAGAGACCAAATTCCATGGCCCTTTGTGAGATGGGAGCATTGAGGATGTGGACCCAGATCCAACCGATCGTTTCTCCTGGGTTGACTGCCAGCAGTTTTCACTCTGGACTGTTTCACTTAAACTCTCCCCTGCCTACAACAGAGGTGTTATCAATCCgtcttacagaggaggaaacaggctcagagaggggacatGAGGGTCAGCCTTGGCGAGTTATTTTACTCCCAGTGCCCCAGAATGGCTGCTCCTTTCCCCAGCATCCttgaaagaaaagttaaaaatctcCTCCCTGGGAGCTGGGAGTCCTGACGGCTCCAGGAGCTGCCCAGAGAACCAGAGAGTAGGGACGAGCAGGCAGTGCTGAGGCGTGGCTTGAGGCTCATTTTTGGACTTtactccacctccaccccacatCTTCTCAATCCCACAAAACCTTCCCTAAAGGCCTCTGCCTGCAAGGACACCTGAACACCAGAAACGGTCATAGTCAAAGGGCCCGAGGAGAGGGCTACAGGCACCTTCTGCGTCTCACCCTCTGGAAAGAGCTCAGCCCCTTAAGgactgccccctccctccacacctAGGAGCTCAGGACCCCATCCCTCCCAGGCCTGAGGTCCCTCTCTCTGCTGGCCTGTCCCTTACTTCATCTTGTCCCTGCTGGTCCCCTTGTTTCGCTGGGATGGAGGCGTCAGAGTAGGGAAGGGGCACCATCTCATTCAagcagttttgttttcctttctgtgacACAATCTACCTCAGCCAGTCTCTCTTCCCTGCCAGAACTGGACACCCTGGGTCCCTGCCTCCTACTGCCCATTCCCTGTCTTCCCCCCTAGCCTGGCTGCTCAGCCCTTCCCAGAATCCCTACAGCGTCCTTGCAGTGAGAGAAGGTTCACAGCCCAGAGGGGCCCTTAATGTCTCTTAAGCCACCTACCCTCCACATCCACTATAAagaagaaatggaggcacagagagggccagggacttgcccaagatcacacaggaaGTCGTGGCAGAGTTAGGCTTTTCCTGGGGATGAGAGGTAGTTGGGTCCATCTTAATTTTGCCAGGGAGAGAAGACAACAGGATGCTCTAGGTACCAAATATGTCAGGCCCTGCCATGCTGTCAGTATCTCAACTCCTAGGAGACCATGCCCCCATTCCCAGGGCAGACTTCTGTCTCCCAGTCTTTTGGAGCTGATGCCCCAGGCTGCTGACTGTGCTCCCCAAACCTCTCCAGGCAGCACACACCCCTCATCATACCCCCATGCACTGATGTTCCACGTGCCTTGTAACTATCACCTGGTTGGACAGCACAGACCTCTACCCCTCCCCAGCAGGGGGCTCCCCAACAAGGAAGCCTTTCTTGGTCCTCTCCTTTCATCTGCCTTATCCTCGTATCTCCCCCAAATCTGCCTTACCCCAAGCCAGTTCCCTACTACACCTGTGTCCTGCAGAGGTGTGTCACCCAtgagagttgaagaaagcagagggcagggagggcaaGGCCTGGTCCAGGTCTCAGGGTCAGGGCCAACAGGGCTAGGAGTATCCAGGGAGGGAAGGTCTTGCCTGGCAGCCCCAGTGCCCTCCTAAGGGCTAAAGTCCCACAGGTCCCTTGGAGATCACCTGGGCTGGGAATTCACTGAAACCTCAGGCAGTGGGGAGAAGGTATCTGAGTGCATGGGTTGCAAATTCAAATGCCTCCAGTTAATGAAAATAAGAGTGGTAGAGGTGCTAGAAAATTAAGTGGTGGGGACTCTGACAAACTGGAGAGTACGTGCCCTGCCTATAGCCACTAAAGttcaaatgtttgaaaaatcCAGTGCAGGCCAAACTAAACACTCATATTTGACCGTGGGCCACCAGTTTGAAACCTCTGGATCAAAATGTTAATAAGGTTCTGGAGAGTCTTGAAGAGTCTGGAAACTCCTTTGAGACTTTTCTAGTCCAACCCTAAACCCCCATGGCCTGGCCACTGGAGAACTGCCCGACGTCCTCTCGACTGAAAAGGCCAGGGAGGTCTGGGCATCCGGGAGGTCCCTGGCTTGGGAACCATCATCCGATAAGGGCTGCAGGCCCCTCCAGTGACTGACAGGGTCAGCGTAAGGACTGGGGTCTTCTCCAGTTTGGGGGCCCCCAGGTAGGAGGAACCTGCACTGGGTGGGGGGAGAGTTCAGGCACAGGCAGAGGACTGAAAGCCAGGACCCAACTGCCCCATCCTGTGCTGGGCCATGCCACCCTTTGGCACCCTGAGGATGGTTCCCTCCCAGTTATGGCCCACAGGGGGCGAAGCTATCAATTTCTGTACTTCCGTTCTTTGTAATGTCTCAGTGAAAGAGATGGAGTGAGTGCCAAGCCACGTGGGCAGCAGTGGGGATGGGGTCTGCGGTCCCCCTTCCCAACCAGAGGGTCTTCTGAGACCCTGGGGCTGGGGATAAAGACTCTCAGGTGCCCTTCTGGTTGGGGAGGGGCTCGGACGTTTCCGGGTTCTTGGTTGCTGCAGGTAGAGGCGAGGGGAGGAACAGCAGGAAATTGTGGAAGTGGGAGAGGAAGGCCTGATCTAGGGATGGCCTGGTTCCTGGAAGCAGAAAACTCCCCGGTATGTGTCTGTGTGGGATGTGGACCTGCTGTGCCAGGCCTCCTCTACCCTTCCCTTCTCCCAGCAAGAAGGGGGCTGCCTTCTCCCTAGCAATCCTGGCCTTTATTCTATGCACAATCATCGTTAAGGGCACCCCCAGGCCAGGCTGAAGGGGGTGGGCCCTGGGGCACCTGCAGTAATCCCAGAGTGGAGGGTAGCTTGAGGCAAAGGGGGTGAGAAAGGCACTAGGTAGAAAAATGATATTCttccatctccctctcacccaaaTCCCAGACTCCAAACCAGGCCTGTCTCCATTTGTTTGGCTAAACAACCCCACGTGGAGGGACCCCATCTGAACAGCCCCCCAAACCCACTGTCTTTTGTGAACCAGTCACAAACTAGCTGGAAGGGACCCGAATGGTTCCCAGATTCTCCCTTATTATTTTCACCCCTGAGGATCCTATAGTTTGGGAGATTTTTCTCCCAAACTAGCCTCGCTTCTTGAAGGATAATTAATTTTCCCACATTAAATGAACTCAAACTGAGCTTCTGATTGCAGAGAAATGCTTCCAAGGCCTTGAGTTAGCTTCTAGGGCTTAAAGGTGGGGGGGATATCTGTATTCTGTTGGCATTTAATACATAATTCTCAAGAGCACTTGTGGGCCCCATTCTTGCCTCTGGGACCCCAAGTTAGGGATCAGTGGTTTAATCATCCAGCGTCTGTTGAATCATCCTTCCCCTTCTGAAGGGGAAGGCCCAGAAGGGGTGGCCAGCagaaggtcacacagtgagttggGAGGGTGGGATCAGAGCCCAGGTTCTTCGGGGTCCCACCAGAATACCCCCAGCCCTGATGCCCCCTCTTCCACTTTTTCTCCAACTCCAGGAACCACTAGCCATGCCCGAGGGGTTAATTTCCCTCCCTCAGCACAATTCCGGGTGATTCTCCCATCCagattctttcttccctctgtagtcgacccccacccctgcccaatTGTGTCTCCAATCCCGATCCCACCTCCTGGTATTTACTGCATCTGTGCCATCCTCAGTCCCGAGACCCCACTCacccctctgcccttcccccaggagggggaggggaccccAAGCTGGGACTTCTGTACTGAGACTCTTTTGTACGCCACaaactttttgtatatttttaattttgctgcaACATGAGATATTAAAAGTCATTTCAGTACGTGCTGTTTGCGTcttattgttttggctattctgcgCCAGAGAAAGAAGATGAGGAAGGAGGGTGCGGGGAGAAAGGACACCCTCTGCCACAACCCCTGCGGCTCCTGTGGCTCCCTTAAGAGACACAGGCATTTGGCTGGAAGAGGACAGCAGCATACAAAGCTCCTTGTTGATTGGACAGAACCTCAATCACTCAACCAGAATGATGGGTGGGGCCAAAAATTTAGGGATTTTCTCCAAACTCCTCGTTTTACAGGTAAGGGAAAAAAGGGACTGGGGACAGACTTTCTAGAGGTCAAAGAATGAGTCAGTGGCAAAGTCAGGACCTAGACCGAAGTTCCTAATGCCGctaaaacaaatgtttattgaataactactacgtgccaggcactctaATAAGACACAGTGAATAAGAATGATATTAAAGTCATGATcgctgccctcctggagcttacattctagagggCATTGCCCCTAAGAGATCTCCCTACCTCCAGGGTTTCCACCctctaagccagtggttctcaaacttcaaaatgcatcagaattacctggggcAGAGTGGGgatatttaaaatgcagatttccgtCTCCATAACTGGAGGGGGGGAGTAATAGAGCATGCCTGGGAATATGAATTTTAAAGGCTCTCCAGAGGATCTAGTACGAGGGGGTCTAAGAACCTCACTTTGAGGACCATTGCTTTAATGCCTCCTCCCCCAAATGTGACGATGACATTTCCTGGCTTTACAATCTCCCATGGCTTCCCAGGGCCTTCAGAATAAAGATTGTCAACTTTGCTGCTAGTCTCAAGGAACAGatatcttagttaatggttttagtgctttccgaagtatgggaagatgcaagaatccaggTGCATAAAacatttctcctgaaaatatataACCATCTGAAGggctgttctgccagttttcccagagcacagagtgcctcattcctgatctccctTCAGGGTGTGTTAaaggtcagtgactgcagtggccAATGACTCAATTCTTGTAGACCCAGATGGCTGGTGACATTCTTTAGtaggcaagatgctgacttttcACAACCTGGACCCAAAATACCTCTTAATTCTCACCTCCAACATCACCCCACCTAGACCTCATAGCTTCTCCAAACCACCATCTTCCTGCTTCTGTGAGGTTCTTCTGGTTGCCACCCAATGCCCTTTCTCTCCATTCTCTCATGAGGTAGAGCCCCATTTCCTAGGACCCCCCAGCCCAAGTGCTCAGGGAATGTAGCCCCTACCTGGCCTTAGGAGGCAAGACaatagttctcaaagtgtggtccccagagcaGCATCACCAggaaatttgttagaaatgtgctgattctcagagcccaccccagacctactgaaccagcCATGGTGTGGGTGGGGAGCACCATGTTTTTATAAGCCTTCACGCAGATTCTGAGGCAcacccaagtttgagaaccattggtcCAAGATAATTCCCCTGACTGAGGATTGGTGGGGGCAGGGCCATGTGACCCAATTCTGTGAGGCAGAGACTGCTATATGTCCCCCAGTATCCATGCCCCCCCTTTTTCTATAAAGGAATTATTAGCTGGGCACATGGCCACTCAGAATAGAAGActatttcccagcctcctctgcaATTAGGCGTTTCCATGGAAACAAGTTCCGGCCAATGGGATATGAGCGGTAGAACTTTGTGCTGCTTCCAGGTCATCCCTTTAGAGGGAggagctgtgctctcctctggcTCAGTTTACCCTTCCTACCGGCTTGACTGCAGCTGTGTCGAGAGCCAACTTGAAGTTGAAAGCAAAACCCTAGCCTGGTGGAGCAGCGAGACGGGAAGCCCCTAGGTCCTGGACACATGGAGCTGCTGTACCTGCCCTGGACTTGCTTATGTGATGGAAGAGATCAACTTCTATCacgtttaagccactgttatttggATCTTTGTTAGAGCTGAAATATATCCTGGCTAATACATCTGACCCCTAGATCCCTAAGGGAAGTCTCTTGAAGAATCTCTGGGAAAGGTTTTCCTTCTCGATAAAAAGACACATAAGAAGGGGAAACCCTTGGCCTTATCAAGGGTTGATAGCATCAAAACCAGAATAATGATGAGTAGTATCAGGTCTGTATTGGTCCTACAACTGCTACAGCCCTCTTGCCAgctgtgttagtttgctagggctcccataacaaaataccacacactgggtgacttaacagaaatctattttttcACCGTtccggaggctagaagtccaagaccaaggtgtcagcaggactggtttcttctgaggctctctccttggcttgccgATGGCAGCATTCTCACTATGTCcttacatggcctttcctctgtgtgtgtgcgcccCTGGTGTCTATGCgttcaaatttcctcttcttataaggacaccgatCAAGTTAGATTAGAACCCACActatggcctcattttaacttaatcacctctttaaaggtctTCTCTCCCCaacagccacattctgaggtactgggtgtgcgggcttcaacatataaatttgggggggcgggggggacacaattcagcctataacaccaGCAAAGCAGAAGATGTAAGAAACCTGATGCCATTTTTGAGCTGCTCAATTAACCAGCCCTAAAATCACTTACCATTGGGCTTTGTCTTGAGAGATAATAAATTTCCCTTATGTCTAAGTCACTTTTGATCGGATAGTCTATTCTTGGTAGCCAAAAGTGTCACATCTCATGCAATGAGTGTTcacgctgttccctctgcccggaGTGACCTTCCTGTCCATACGCCCTTCAAAGCCTGGCTTGAATGCCACAGGCTTGGTGAATGGCTCCTGATTCTACCTTCCCCAAACAAGTCGCTTGCCTTGTATCAGAGTTCTTTGCctgtgtgtctttctctctcaccAGTTTAGGGGTCAGCATATGCACTGTACACCAGCTGCCACGTTCCCCACCCAGCCACCATCCCATGGCAATCCCTTTTTCATTGGGAGTAGATCTGGTTTTTCTAATCAGCACTCCAGGGCAGCCCCTCCAATCAACTGGAGGTGGCTCAAAAGACGTGAATCCTATTTGCCACAACTGTTAAGTCTTGAGGGCATGGACTTTGTTTTACTCACCTCTTTTTTGATTCACAAGCAACTTTGTTAATAAGTGTTACCACTGTATGCTTCTGATCCCACTTAATCCCTGCAGCAGCCTTCTGAGGCAAGCACCATCATTATCCTGCTTTTGACACACGAGACTCTGGGACTCCAAGAGAAACTACTGGTTCAAGGTCATACACATGTGAACCTAGGTCCACCTGTCTCCGCCCATTTCCACTGACGTACTAGCCAATTGATCTGTTCATGGCCCTGGGGTGTGCACTGCAGGGAACACAGGGATAGTTTGCTCTTTCTAGTGGCATTCAGAACACTTCTTGTCCTGTTTGAGATTTCCAGCAGTTCAGTGATGTTTGGAGTTATTCCAGGAATAATagacatccccattttacagatagggaaactgaggctcagagagaagaaaaggcttGCAAAGGTCAGTCATGGGGGACTTCCCTTggaggtccagcggttaagacttcaccttccaatgcagtgggtgcaggttcaatccttggtcacagagctaaaatcccacatgcctcgtggccaaaaaatcaaaaaaacataaaacggaagcgatattgtaacaaattcaaaaagactttcaaaatggtccacatcaggaaaatctttaaaaaaataaaaagtcagtctTGGAGGTGCCAAAGCAAGAGACCACCTTTCATTCCCTGCTGCCACTCTGAGGGTGGGAGTTCAGGACCTGCTCAGGGGTTAACTGGGAGTTTGATGTCTGGGGCAGTCAGGGATTGGGTCAGGCCTCTTCCTGTTGGCCAGCGGGGGCGCTGAGGGAGACCTCACTTCCTGCTGTTGGGAGGTGACTGGCAGGATGTAGGGGAGCAGGTGGGGGTGGCTGTATGAGCTAGCACTAAGCAGCCTGGGccatttccccacccccaaaagagggagggaggggaagagggaaggctgGTGTCTGGGAGCCTCTGTCGGCTCTCACACCCAGAGGCAGTGGGGAGCTCTGACCCTCGCTCCCACCGGCACTAACCTGGAACACCCAGGCTTTTagaaaaaactcaaaacaatCCTATGCATTGGCCCCTGCACTTCATAATTTCCAACTGCCTTCTTATGCACGGCCTGATGTCTTTCCTGCCATGTCTCTGACTGCAGGACAGGGTTTGGGGGATTATTGTTCCCGTtggaaagatgaggaaactgaggcccagggagcttACAATAAGCAACCTCCCTGGATCATACAGCAAATCAGTTCCGGGACTTAGGTCTCCAGAACCCAGGGGTCATGGCAAGGTCAGAAGGGGTCAGTCAGAACCTTTCCAGCTGTCCTGGATGGGCCACACAGAGGGCATAGGCCCTAGAGGAAAGGAACCAGGCTTCAGATCAGAGCCAGACCCAGCAGATATCCCAGGTCCTCCTCTCATTCACTGTGTCCCCTCATTGGGTCAGCCTCTGCAATTGAgcctgttttaaaaatctgtataacagggcttccctggtggcgcagtggttgagagtccgcctgccgatgcaggggacaagggttcgtgccccggtccgggaagatcccacgtgccgcggagcggctgggcccctgagccatggccgctgagcctgcgcgtccggagcctgtgctccgcaacgggagaggccacagcagtgagaggcccgcgtaccacaaaaaaaaaaaaaaaaaaagaaagaaaaaaatctgtataacaATGGTATCCCAATATTGTGAAGAATAAGTGAGATGAAATAAGTAAAGTGCTCAGTCCAGAACCACAAAGGGAACCTTGCCTCTCTAATATTATTCTCTCAAGAGACAGTAAAACAGCccaggacacacagacacacaggtaaatagttaatatttactgagtaactCACATGTGCC
This portion of the Pseudorca crassidens isolate mPseCra1 chromosome 15, mPseCra1.hap1, whole genome shotgun sequence genome encodes:
- the XKR7 gene encoding XK-related protein 7, with product MAAKSDGAVAAAGPGPEGAAGGARGGAGGRGEAAAAAGDPGVTGAGGPGPRYELRDCCWVLCALLVFFSDGATDLWLAASYYLQGHRTYFGLTLLFVILPSLVVQLLSFRWFVYDYTETAGAPGPAISTKDSGTGGPVISTKDSAVTFRTKEGSPDLGPRPEPSSASAYRRRCRRLCVWLLQTLVHLLQLGQVWRYLRAMYLGLQSRWRGERLRRHFYWRMLFESADVSMLRLLETFLRSAPQLVLQLSLLVHRGGAPDLLPALSTSASLVSLAWTLASYQKVLRDSRDDKRPLSYKGAVAQVLWHLFAIAARSLAFALFASVYKLYFGIFIVAHWCVMTFWVIQGETDFCMSKWEEIIYNMVVGIIYIFCWFNVKEGRSRRRMTLYYCIVLLENAVLTGFWYSSRNFSTDFHSLILVCVVASSFALGIFFMCVYYCLLHPNGPLLGPQMPGCICPEAPGPCGPPADAVTSPPRSLPRTTGAERDGASVGGERAGTPTPPVFQVRPGLPPTPVPRTLRTEGPVIRIDLPRKKYPAWDAHFIDRRLRKTILALEYSSPTTPRLQYRSIGIPQELLEYETSV